One Chrysiogenia bacterium DNA window includes the following coding sequences:
- a CDS encoding WD40 repeat domain-containing protein, which translates to MSEPLHNPAAPTGVVSYDAHEDEHSRELARHTHQVSSICFSPNGRLLVTASNDEITGVGEVRLWDVERHKELRFMRGHSSRISAVRFSRDGRAVASAGHDGTVRLWNISDGRELLRIWAHFGRVYDIDFSPGGEQIASGGQDQRVRVWNAHTGERLTELPGANAASIGHVYSVAFAEEGRLLAAGAEDGHLHVWELGKRGHERFDIRGHWGIVESLAWSPGAHLLASAGSDYNIRMWDTRTGERHAILQGHSDAVTCLAFSPDGDLLASAGADRTLRLWYGATGHQALVVEELPHEIYALSFSPDGRSLVAGTWNRKTGGERPASALRLWQVSELLAKFGT; encoded by the coding sequence ATGTCCGAACCCCTGCACAACCCTGCTGCCCCGACCGGCGTCGTTTCCTACGACGCGCACGAAGATGAGCATTCGCGCGAGCTGGCGCGGCACACCCACCAGGTCAGTTCCATCTGCTTCTCCCCCAACGGAAGGCTGCTGGTTACCGCGAGTAACGACGAGATCACCGGCGTGGGTGAAGTGCGTCTGTGGGACGTCGAGCGTCACAAGGAACTGCGGTTCATGCGCGGCCATTCGAGCCGGATCTCCGCCGTGCGTTTCTCGCGAGACGGGCGGGCCGTTGCCTCTGCCGGTCACGATGGGACGGTGCGCCTGTGGAACATCTCCGACGGCAGGGAACTGCTGCGCATCTGGGCGCACTTCGGACGTGTCTATGACATCGACTTCTCTCCCGGGGGCGAGCAAATCGCCTCGGGCGGGCAGGACCAGCGTGTGCGGGTGTGGAACGCGCACACTGGTGAGCGGCTGACTGAACTGCCCGGCGCCAATGCCGCGAGCATCGGCCATGTCTATTCGGTCGCCTTTGCTGAAGAGGGCCGCCTGCTTGCCGCCGGCGCCGAAGACGGGCACCTGCACGTGTGGGAGCTCGGCAAGAGAGGGCACGAGCGTTTCGATATTCGCGGGCACTGGGGCATCGTCGAGTCGCTGGCCTGGTCGCCGGGGGCCCACCTGCTGGCCTCGGCGGGCAGCGACTACAACATTCGCATGTGGGACACCCGCACCGGAGAGCGCCACGCCATTTTGCAGGGGCATTCCGATGCGGTGACCTGCCTGGCCTTCTCGCCCGATGGGGACCTGCTGGCCTCGGCAGGGGCTGACCGGACGCTGCGCCTTTGGTACGGTGCCACCGGTCATCAGGCGCTGGTCGTCGAAGAGCTGCCCCATGAGATCTACGCGCTGTCCTTTTCACCTGACGGACGCTCGCTGGTCGCCGGGACCTGGAACCGCAAGACAGGGGGCGAGCGCCCGGCCAGCGCCCTTCGCCTCTGGCAGGTGAGCGAGCTGCTGGCCAAATTCGGAACGTGA